The following proteins come from a genomic window of Ornithinimicrobium cryptoxanthini:
- a CDS encoding DinB family protein, producing the protein MNAPDQKETLHRYLKNAREALLWKLDGLDDYDVRRPMTPTGTNLLGLVKHVASVGVGYLGDVFDRPSGIDLPWFADDAEPNADLWVPAQESREQVIDLHHRAWAHADATVEALDLDAEGAVPWWGERGQVTLHQILVHITTETHRHAGHADIIRELIDGAVGVREGMDNMWTGDADDYWPQHRGRIEEAARAARQHATGSDGAT; encoded by the coding sequence GTTGTGGAAGCTGGACGGGTTGGATGACTATGACGTGCGCCGGCCGATGACGCCGACCGGCACCAACCTGCTGGGCCTGGTCAAGCACGTGGCTAGCGTCGGGGTCGGCTATCTCGGTGACGTGTTTGACCGACCGTCCGGGATCGACCTGCCGTGGTTCGCCGACGACGCCGAGCCCAACGCCGACCTGTGGGTGCCGGCGCAGGAGTCGCGGGAGCAGGTTATCGACCTGCACCACCGTGCCTGGGCCCACGCCGACGCCACGGTGGAGGCGCTCGACCTGGACGCTGAGGGCGCGGTGCCCTGGTGGGGCGAGCGAGGGCAGGTGACGCTGCACCAGATCCTCGTGCACATCACGACGGAGACACACCGGCACGCCGGTCACGCCGACATCATCCGGGAGCTGATCGACGGTGCCGTCGGGGTCCGTGAGGGGATGGACAACATGTGGACCGGTGATGCCGACGACTACTGGCCGCAGCACCGCGGGCGCATCGAGGAGGCGGCCCGTGCAGCCCGTCAGCACGCGACAGGCAGCGACGGCGCAACATAA
- a CDS encoding DEAD/DEAH box helicase: MATSSTLTDLLPREGTNADPDQLFESFADWAQERGTALYPHQEEAVIELLSGSNVILATPTGSGKSLVATAAHFQALAEDRVSFYTAPIKALVSEKFFALCQIFGADNVGMLTGDAAVNADAPIICCTAEILANIALREGSQADVGLVIMDEFHFYAEPDRGWAWQVPLLELPDAQFLLMSATLGDVTRFVGDISRRTGRATAVVAGAERPVPLSFTWAITPITETITELLETHQAPVYIVHFTQKDALDRAQSLMSLKIASREDKDAIAERIGAFRFTAGFGRTLSKLVRNGIGVHHAGMLPRYRRLVEQLAQDGLLKVICGTDTLGVGINVPIRTVLFTGLTKYDGTRQRVLRAREFHQIAGRAGRAGYDTSGYVVVQAPEHHIDNLRAVAKAGDDPKKLRKVQRKKPPEGFVSWTEETYDKLVGGEPEPLVSRMRVDHSIILNVVARQGDPFVNLRKLLRDNHEDPRNQARLSRKAIVLARSLLDSGVLERLPAPQDSGRAVILSAGVQENFALNQPLAPFAVAALEVLDKEDPAYALDVVSVVEAVLDDPRQVLYAQQSKAKGEAVGQMKADGIEYDQRMELLEDVTWPMPLAELLEGTLEIYRQAHPWVSEDALSPKSVVRDMYERAMSFTEFVGFYQLTRSEGIVLRYLTDAYRTLRNTVPDSAKTEELDDLIHWLGETIRQTDSSLLDEWEALTDPNAVAAAAARAAEGVPLAPSRPITGNERAFRVMVRNAVFRRVELAARDVYRDLAQLEQSVAELTDPPRQPLMGVDDWDGALDGYWAEHDEIGLGPDARGPSMLEIKAVTGPQPGVREVPGVASSGPVDVRLWLVRQTLADPAGDNDWVIEAVVDLDASDEVGEPVLLASAMRRL; the protein is encoded by the coding sequence ATGGCCACTTCCAGCACGCTCACTGACCTGCTCCCGCGCGAGGGCACCAACGCCGACCCTGATCAGCTCTTCGAGAGCTTCGCCGACTGGGCGCAGGAGCGCGGGACCGCGCTCTATCCGCACCAGGAGGAGGCGGTCATCGAGCTGCTCAGCGGCTCGAACGTCATCCTGGCCACGCCCACCGGCTCGGGCAAGAGCCTGGTCGCCACGGCGGCGCACTTCCAGGCGCTCGCGGAGGACCGCGTGAGCTTCTACACCGCCCCCATCAAGGCCCTGGTCAGCGAGAAGTTCTTTGCCCTGTGCCAGATCTTCGGTGCCGACAACGTGGGCATGCTCACCGGGGACGCCGCGGTCAACGCCGATGCGCCGATCATCTGCTGCACCGCCGAGATCCTGGCCAACATCGCGCTGCGTGAGGGCAGCCAGGCCGACGTCGGGCTGGTCATCATGGACGAGTTCCACTTCTATGCCGAACCAGACCGCGGCTGGGCCTGGCAGGTGCCGCTGCTGGAGCTGCCCGATGCCCAGTTCCTGCTGATGTCGGCCACGCTCGGTGACGTCACCCGCTTCGTCGGCGACATCTCGCGGCGGACCGGTCGGGCCACCGCCGTCGTCGCCGGTGCCGAGCGGCCGGTGCCGCTGAGCTTCACCTGGGCGATCACCCCGATCACCGAGACGATCACCGAGCTGCTGGAGACCCACCAGGCACCGGTCTATATCGTCCACTTCACCCAGAAGGACGCCCTCGACCGCGCCCAGTCCCTGATGTCCCTCAAGATCGCCAGCCGCGAGGACAAGGACGCCATCGCCGAGCGCATCGGTGCCTTCCGGTTCACCGCCGGCTTCGGGCGGACCCTGTCCAAGCTGGTGCGCAACGGCATCGGGGTGCACCATGCGGGGATGCTGCCGCGCTATCGCCGCCTCGTCGAGCAGCTCGCCCAGGACGGCCTGCTCAAGGTCATCTGCGGCACGGACACGCTCGGGGTCGGCATCAACGTGCCGATCCGCACGGTCCTGTTCACCGGGCTGACGAAGTATGACGGGACGCGCCAACGCGTCCTGCGTGCCCGGGAGTTCCACCAGATCGCCGGGCGGGCCGGACGCGCAGGTTATGACACCAGCGGCTATGTCGTGGTGCAGGCGCCCGAGCACCACATCGACAACCTCCGTGCGGTCGCCAAGGCCGGCGACGACCCCAAGAAGCTGCGCAAGGTCCAGCGCAAGAAGCCTCCGGAGGGCTTCGTCAGCTGGACCGAAGAGACCTACGACAAGCTGGTCGGCGGCGAGCCGGAGCCGCTGGTGTCCCGGATGCGGGTCGACCACTCGATCATCCTCAACGTCGTGGCACGGCAGGGTGACCCGTTCGTCAACCTGCGCAAGCTGCTGCGGGACAACCACGAGGACCCCCGCAACCAGGCCCGACTCTCGCGCAAGGCGATCGTGCTGGCCAGGAGCCTGCTCGACAGCGGTGTGCTGGAGCGGCTGCCCGCACCACAGGACTCGGGCCGTGCGGTGATCCTCTCTGCCGGCGTGCAGGAGAACTTCGCCCTCAACCAACCCCTGGCTCCCTTTGCCGTCGCGGCCCTGGAGGTGCTGGACAAGGAGGATCCGGCATACGCCCTGGATGTGGTCTCGGTGGTCGAGGCGGTCCTGGACGACCCCCGCCAGGTGCTCTATGCCCAGCAGTCCAAGGCCAAGGGCGAGGCGGTCGGGCAGATGAAGGCGGACGGGATCGAGTATGACCAGCGCATGGAGCTGCTCGAGGACGTCACGTGGCCGATGCCGCTGGCCGAGCTGCTCGAGGGCACGCTGGAGATCTATCGCCAGGCGCACCCGTGGGTCAGTGAGGACGCGCTGAGCCCCAAGTCTGTCGTGCGGGACATGTATGAGCGGGCGATGAGCTTCACCGAGTTCGTCGGGTTCTATCAGCTCACCCGGTCCGAGGGCATCGTGCTGCGCTACCTGACCGATGCCTACCGCACGCTGCGCAACACGGTGCCCGACAGCGCCAAGACCGAGGAGCTGGACGACCTGATCCACTGGCTCGGGGAGACCATCCGGCAGACCGACTCCTCACTCCTCGACGAGTGGGAGGCGCTGACCGACCCCAACGCCGTGGCGGCCGCCGCGGCTCGAGCGGCCGAGGGTGTTCCGCTCGCGCCGAGTCGCCCGATCACCGGCAACGAGCGGGCGTTCCGGGTGATGGTGCGCAACGCGGTCTTCCGCCGGGTCGAGCTGGCCGCTCGTGATGTCTATCGCGACCTGGCCCAGCTGGAGCAGTCGGTCGCTGAGCTGACCGACCCGCCGCGCCAGCCGCTGATGGGCGTGGACGACTGGGACGGAGCGCTGGACGGCTACTGGGCCGAGCACGACGAGATCGGGCTCGGTCCGGACGCGCGTGGTCCGTCGATGCTGGAGATCAAGGCGGTGACCGGGCCACAGCCCGGCGTGCGCGAGGTCCCGGGCGTGGCCTCGAGCGGGCCGGTCGATGTGCGGCTGTGGCTTGTGCGGCAGACCCTGGCCGACCCGGCGGGCGACAACGACTGGGTGATCGAGGCGGTGGTGGACCTGGACGCCTCCGACGAGGTGGGGGAGCCGGTGTTGCTGGCCAGCGCCATGCGGAGGTTGTGA
- the putP gene encoding sodium/proline symporter PutP has translation MSDQTFQLIAIGIYFAAMLGIGFYAYRQTSDLDDYMLAGRNLPPGVAALSAGASDMSGWLLMGLPGAIYATGLVEAWIAIGLTIGAYLNWKFVAPRLRSYTEVSNNSITVPSFLENRFKDHSHALRLTAGIIILVFFTFYVSSGMVAGGVFFESSFNSSYLTGMLLVAGVTLVYTLFGGFLGASLTDVAQGLLMLAALVLVPIVTIVSMGGLGEVLSSIDAADAAFNATVSDPADELDRTSLLFGGTLLGIISAAAWGLGYFGQPHIIVRFMALRSAADAKAGRRIGISWMVLVAGGAIVTGLIGVGYFHEATEVLDNPETVFLRLSQIMFHPIIAGFVLAAVLAAIMSTLSSQLIVCSSALVEDIWKIFGKEATAGQQVMLGRAGVLVVALIAGLLAIDPQSNILGLVGFAWAGFGAAFGPIIILSLFWRRLTAMGALSGMISGAVVVGIWGNVDALSSFLYEIVPGFVVCLVVAYVVSLMGPRPTEDEAIQAEFDEMSHWAEKLKV, from the coding sequence ATGTCCGACCAGACCTTCCAGCTCATCGCGATCGGCATCTATTTTGCCGCCATGCTCGGCATCGGTTTTTATGCCTATCGGCAGACGAGTGACCTGGACGACTACATGCTTGCGGGGCGCAACCTGCCTCCGGGTGTTGCCGCACTGTCCGCCGGAGCCTCGGACATGTCGGGCTGGCTGCTGATGGGACTACCTGGAGCGATCTATGCCACCGGCCTGGTGGAGGCCTGGATCGCGATCGGGCTCACGATCGGTGCCTACCTGAACTGGAAGTTCGTTGCACCGAGGCTGCGCTCCTACACCGAGGTGTCCAACAACTCGATCACCGTCCCCAGCTTCCTGGAGAACAGGTTCAAGGACCACAGCCACGCACTGCGGCTCACGGCCGGCATCATCATCCTGGTCTTCTTCACCTTCTACGTCTCCTCCGGCATGGTTGCCGGTGGTGTCTTCTTCGAGTCCTCCTTCAACAGCAGCTACCTCACAGGCATGTTGCTCGTGGCGGGGGTCACCCTCGTCTACACCCTCTTCGGCGGGTTCCTCGGAGCGTCGCTGACCGATGTGGCCCAGGGCCTGCTGATGCTCGCGGCGCTGGTGCTCGTGCCCATCGTCACGATCGTCTCGATGGGCGGTCTGGGCGAGGTCCTCTCCAGCATCGACGCAGCCGACGCGGCGTTCAACGCCACGGTCAGCGACCCCGCCGACGAGCTCGACCGCACCTCCCTGCTGTTTGGCGGCACGCTGCTGGGCATCATCTCGGCTGCAGCGTGGGGGCTGGGCTACTTCGGCCAACCGCACATCATCGTGCGGTTCATGGCGTTGCGCTCGGCGGCCGACGCAAAGGCCGGGCGCCGCATCGGCATCAGCTGGATGGTGCTGGTCGCAGGTGGTGCCATCGTCACCGGCCTGATCGGCGTCGGCTACTTCCACGAGGCGACCGAGGTGCTGGACAACCCCGAGACCGTCTTCCTGCGCCTGTCCCAGATCATGTTCCACCCGATCATTGCCGGCTTCGTGCTGGCGGCCGTGCTGGCCGCCATCATGTCGACCCTCTCCTCGCAGCTGATCGTCTGCTCCTCCGCGCTGGTCGAGGACATCTGGAAGATCTTCGGCAAGGAGGCCACCGCTGGCCAGCAGGTCATGCTGGGTCGGGCCGGGGTCCTCGTGGTCGCCCTCATCGCCGGTCTGCTCGCGATCGACCCGCAGTCCAACATCCTGGGCCTCGTCGGGTTTGCGTGGGCCGGCTTCGGCGCCGCGTTCGGGCCGATCATCATCCTGTCCTTGTTCTGGCGCCGGCTCACGGCGATGGGCGCTCTCAGCGGCATGATCTCCGGCGCCGTCGTGGTCGGCATCTGGGGCAATGTCGATGCCCTCAGCAGCTTCCTCTATGAGATCGTGCCCGGCTTCGTCGTCTGTCTGGTGGTCGCCTACGTCGTCTCCCTGATGGGCCCCCGCCCCACGGAGGACGAGGCCATCCAGGCCGAGTTCGACGAGATGTCCCACTGGGCCGAGAAGCTGAAGGTCTGA